The following are from one region of the Paenibacillus bovis genome:
- a CDS encoding TetR/AcrR family transcriptional regulator — protein MSKVDRRIIKSQEAIKTALIELMINKKFDQITIQEISDRANVSRRTVYLHYIDKFDLLDHLIEEHICELRKLCESEDNTGYFDTVLLWFEYFESHYLFFSTMLANQGGPFFRSRFLEFVLQELKSVESLTEGSSPELNDGEDEDVIIQFFGSAIVGVVEAWFKKEKPSSPHHMAQRVGALLERNL, from the coding sequence GTGTCCAAGGTAGATAGAAGAATAATCAAATCTCAAGAAGCGATAAAAACAGCCCTTATTGAGCTGATGATCAACAAAAAATTTGACCAAATCACAATCCAAGAAATTTCTGACAGGGCAAATGTTAGCCGAAGAACGGTTTATCTGCACTACATAGATAAATTTGATCTGCTGGATCATCTAATCGAAGAACATATTTGCGAACTGCGGAAGCTCTGTGAATCAGAGGATAACACTGGTTATTTTGATACGGTATTGTTATGGTTCGAGTACTTTGAGAGTCATTACTTGTTCTTTTCCACGATGCTCGCGAATCAAGGAGGACCTTTTTTTCGCAGCCGATTCCTTGAATTTGTCCTCCAGGAGTTGAAAAGTGTAGAAAGCCTGACCGAAGGAAGTTCTCCAGAATTAAACGATGGTGAAGATGAAGATGTGATCATTCAATTTTTTGGATCTGCTATTGTAGGGGTAGTCGAAGCGTGGTTCAAAAAGGAAAAACCTTCCTCCCCTCACCATATGGCACAACGGGTAGGAGCATTGTTAGAAAGGAATTTATAA
- a CDS encoding aldo/keto reductase: MEYTKLGNTGLDVSRICLGCMGFGDANKWVHPWVLDEENSRPVIQKALELGINFFDTANVYSLGASEEYLGRALKDYANRDEIVIATKVFSRMHEGPNGAGLSRKAIMSEIDKSLQRLGTDYVDLYQIHRWDYNTPIEETMEALHDLVKIGKVRYIGASAMYAWQFQKALHVAEKNNWTRFVSMQNHLNLLYREEEREMLPLCREEGIGVIPYSPLASGRLTRDLEQSTLRSETDQIQKSKYDSTMNTDRVIIERVAEMAGRYGVPRAQIATAWILQKSPVSAPIIGATKIAHLEDAVQALDVKLTAEDVAFLEEPYVPHPVVGAN; this comes from the coding sequence ATGGAATATACCAAGCTTGGAAACACAGGTCTGGATGTATCGCGAATCTGTCTGGGATGTATGGGATTTGGCGACGCCAATAAATGGGTCCACCCATGGGTACTGGATGAGGAGAATAGTCGTCCGGTTATCCAAAAGGCGCTGGAGCTGGGGATTAACTTTTTTGATACAGCTAATGTCTATTCGCTGGGCGCAAGTGAAGAATATCTGGGACGCGCGCTCAAGGACTATGCCAACCGTGACGAGATTGTTATTGCCACCAAAGTATTCAGTCGCATGCATGAGGGACCGAATGGTGCAGGCCTGTCCCGCAAAGCCATCATGAGCGAGATCGACAAAAGTCTGCAGCGGCTGGGTACCGATTATGTCGATCTATATCAGATTCATCGATGGGACTATAACACACCGATCGAAGAGACGATGGAGGCGCTGCATGATCTGGTCAAAATAGGCAAGGTTCGTTATATCGGCGCTTCGGCAATGTATGCCTGGCAGTTCCAGAAAGCGCTACATGTCGCAGAAAAGAACAATTGGACCCGCTTTGTATCAATGCAGAATCACCTGAATCTACTGTACCGTGAAGAAGAACGGGAAATGCTGCCGCTGTGCCGCGAGGAAGGTATTGGTGTTATTCCGTACAGCCCACTTGCTTCCGGACGACTGACACGCGATCTGGAACAATCGACCCTGCGCTCGGAAACGGATCAGATTCAGAAGTCCAAATACGATTCCACCATGAACACCGACCGTGTGATCATTGAGCGTGTTGCTGAAATGGCCGGCCGTTACGGCGTCCCCCGTGCACAGATTGCTACAGCATGGATTCTGCAAAAAAGCCCGGTAAGCGCACCGATCATCGGAGCGACCAAAATAGCGCATCTGGAAGATGCCGTTCAGGCGCTGGATGTGAAGCTGACAGCGGAAGATGTGGCTTTTCTGGAGGAGCCGTATGTACCGCATCCCGTCGTAGGTGCTAATTAG